Proteins from a single region of Chaetodon trifascialis isolate fChaTrf1 chromosome 10, fChaTrf1.hap1, whole genome shotgun sequence:
- the c2cd4a gene encoding C2 calcium-dependent domain-containing protein 4A has protein sequence MWVVEKIRVSVERSNLPVPSAELSFKIGDMFGEKGDKLKRISLCPNVITPDNIPEFCIPPTIPSLQEMKHTEQSRAARVVKVSPSERAVPEMEITRHEPINPHIIQVESVDEGPCDGCSDEETTNADPQSQAALSLPHLAKAQTCYGFCTLLESPHTRRKESLFHSDPGSSPLLLPKSRSSMSSKLSPSTSPSSSPSSFSLNCLTSRLSPRGYTLNWQATLDSDTTSSTESSPFSSPLLTRCPAKSSLFKALSHELLLSRNMRKAMVSRNNSLSTDEGSSTDNSPNVMRRASEGLVEGLPSSYSLAPPTIFPMDLTLHRERVMKERMVPIGKDGSLRLSAEYCSDNQRLRVRLISAEGLYPLSVDPKIINCSVSLSLVPGKVQKQRSTVIRKSRNPIFNEDFFFDSISEEDLSQWSLRFKVVNKMCTLKRDYLLGDCDLPLSSIVT, from the coding sequence ATGTGGGTGGTGGAGAAGATCCGTGTGTCAGTGGAGAGATCTAACCTGCCTGTCCCATCAGCAGAACTCAGCTTTAAAATTGGCGACATGTTCGGAGAAAAAGGGGACAAGCTGAAAAGGATTTCCCTTTGTCCTAACGTCATCACCCCTGACAACATCCCAGAGTTCTGCATCCCCCCAACGATCCCATCCCTGCAGGAGATGAAGCACACGGAGCAGAGCCGAGCTGCTCGCGTTGTCAAGGTGTCTCCCTCTGAGAGGGCCGTCCCTGAAATGGAAATCACACGTCATGAGCCCATCAACCCTCACATTATCCAGGTGGAGAGTGTGGACGAGGGCCCCTGTGACGGCTGCAGCGATGAGGAGACCACCAATGCAGATCCCCAGAGCCAGGCCGCCTTGTCTCTCCCACACCTGGCCAAAGCTCAGACCTGCTATGGCTTTTGCACCTTACTGGAGAGCCCCCACACCAGGAGGAAGGAGTCGCTCTTCCACTCTGATCCCGGCTCCTCTCCCCTGCTGCTGCCCAAGAGTCGATCCAGCATGTCCTCCAAGCTCTCCCCCTCcacctcgccctcctcctctccttcctcattcAGCCTCAACTGCCTGACCTCCAGGCTTTCCCCGAGAGGATACACCCTGAACTGGCAGGCCACTCTGGACAGCGATACAACTTCCTCTACTGAGTCCTCTCCTTTCAGCTCGCCGCTGCTGACCAGGTGCCCTGCCAAGTCCTCCCTTTTCAAAGCATTGAGCCATGAACTGCTGTTGTCAAGGAACATGAGGAAGGCAATGGTGTCCAGGAACAATTCCCTGTCCACAGATGAAGGCAGCTCCACAGACAATAGCCCCAATGTCATGAGGAGGGCATCAGAGGGGCTAGTTGAAGGCCTGCCCAGTAGCTACAGCCTGGCACCGCCAACCATCTTCCCCATGGACTTGACTCTGCACAGAGAGAGGgtaatgaaagaaagaatggTACCCATAGGAAAAGATGGCAGCCTGAGACTCTCAGCAGAGTACTGCTCCGATAACCAAAGACTACGGGTCCGACTGATCAGTGCTGAGGGCCTCTATCCTCTCTCTGTAGACCCCAAGATTATCAACTGCAGCGTTAGCCTCTCTCTAGTCCCTGGAAAAGTCCAAAAGCAGCGCAGCACAGTCATCAGGAAGAGTCGTAATCCAATCTTCAATGAGGATTTCTTCTTTGATAGTATCTCAGAGGAAGACCTCAGCCAGTGGTCCCTTCGCTTCAAAGTGGTGAACAAAATGTGCACCCTGAAAAGAGACTATCTCCTGGGTGACTGTGATTTGCCTCTTTCTAGCATTGTGACATGA